A segment of the Maylandia zebra isolate NMK-2024a linkage group LG2, Mzebra_GT3a, whole genome shotgun sequence genome:
ctcggcctagggctcggtcactcaggcgcagctgggggccggcggagctcacgggcgcgtcactgcaactccccctgacttctgctccgcggctgctgggcgagccctcatctgggactctcctcagctcttactgggacagtggcgcggctgcccctctgttggtcttccttggtctcttgtgttctgggggcctctggatgtctggagttttgatctcctccatacccgcttcacaccctggaggacggggctgtggcccccccacactccctagcagatcattacatggagaaacctttggaatgcaagcatgctgatccacacaggtatgcacacatgggtattcacagacgcggactaaagctttcttggctgctgcctcaaagcacactgtgcgctgtctatcttgcgtgctgcacaatatcgtttattacttagtaaatactgatatctatgactagctagtttattgtgatggtatggtgctttgttttctctattattatgttgctctttgttgtttgctgtctcctctgtttgtttttgtttgtttgtttgtttgttttttttctccatacaggtgacccaggagttttttttttgtttttttttttttttgtctctcttcccccccccttctcaccgtctcttctcccctttggttttctttctttctctccccctctttctctcattcattccccctgtcctatttattaaaaaaaaaaaaaaaaaaaaaaaaaaatgacaaaggatgaactgaagctctgccatcacgtaatgtcgcatactgctgtttctgatgtcatttaaaaaaaaaaaaaaaaaaaaaaaaaaaataataatgtgtaTGCTAATCTTGCTGCAAATAAGGTTTCCCATACTACCAGTAAGTCCCAAACTCtattaaaaaaatctgatattTGGTTTTAAAAGCCATTGCTTTCAGAGAAATAAATAACCTTACAATCAGCAACTTTTTTGGCATTATTTTGCTCATATAAATATTGCGTACGGAAGAACTAAAATGATTTACTTCCTCCAGTCACAATAATCATATTCGGTACTCATAGTCACTGCTGCTACTTTCTAGTAACCCCGATTGATCAACACAAGAAAAAACGCTCTGTGGagcgttttcattatgtgtttttacatttttacacataatgtaaaaacacataatgtgttttaaagcactgttcaaaagtcttgagccaactAGTTTCCATACACGTTTTGTTAGGAAAATagcaaatataatatataaggcaaaaactgagtttttacaattctaatgagcttgaaaatTAATATTTGTTACGATCAACTTCAACACAGGCTGAACTATCAGAAAAGCTTTCTTCTAATTTCTTTAATTACTAGGACCTTCAAAActcttctgccttttgttctcttCTATGTCtataaacacatcacattgcCACACTGCTTCAAAGGTCTACAACTTCTAAAACACCCTCAGGAAGCCTGAGAAATATGACTCGAAACCACTTTAAAGCTTGGAAGGAAAATACGGTATAAGGAGACAAGACGCCCTCAGACGTCTGCCAGGCAAGCTCGCTCTCCTCATTTACGTCATTATTGTATTTTCTAtacattcattttgtttttttgttctttttaaagatgCTTTAAGCAGATTGTAGTTcagcaaaaacaaatgcaaagtGCAGGCCTTtacttgactttttttttttttttatctatatGGATATAGTACAGGTATAGAACTCATTAAATGTTTAGTAAAATTTATTTGGAATATTAATGATAAACATcaagtgaaaaaaatgttttcatcagaaatttaatttgttttttaagcatGTATAAGCAGTATACAAACAATGTAGTATATCTACATACTTATGCAGGAAcattgtattttattgtgtttaaattGTAACTTGTTATTATAATGTACATATTAAAGTCATAATAAAGTAACATGATATTTAGAATCCACAAATATGATTCCCTATATGCTGACATGTTGTCAATACAAACAGTGAAATAAGAAACATAGTTTCAAGTAGCTCTATATAGAATTATTACTACTTTTACACTTAGATCAGTCTATTGACCTtcaaggagaggtcagaggtcagataaGACATGCTATTATAGATCCTTATACAGCTCATCAGTCTTGTAAGAATCTAAATTTTTAAGTTATAAGGCATTTTTTCAATTTTGGATCAATAAATTATTAAGCTGACCTTGAAGACCTTGGTGGTTGTAAGCCAGGTTTGAATGGATTGTTAATATGACTCCTATCTACACCCCTATAAAGTCTTTCATTCAAAACTTTTTGAGTTTAGTTAAGTTTAGTTACAGGCAGAATGATGACATGAGCGCACACAACCAAAAACATAACCTTCTTGAGTTAATAATGAGTAGCTGGAGACTTTTTGCACAGTGCAGTACACTaatgaagggggggggggggggttgcttgGTTTAGGGGAACTGACCCTCTGCCCCTGACCTCAAACAATGGCGTATTATTCTACTTTATAGTCGCCTTTTAACTTAAGTTACAGATGGTGTATGTATTAAATATCAACACCCTGGCCTTGAAAGCATACAGCCTTCTTTGGATCCAACCTTGGACTCAAGTCCAAAACATTCGGTTGTTAGTACAGTTATGACTTTGTCTTTGACCCTTAAATCCCTAAACTGATAGTCtttgaaaataattatttaccATACAGAGAGTAAGAACGGCTTACAGGAGATTTACTGTTATAAAATGTCCAATGAATCAGTTATGCAAAGTGTTTTCTTGAGTAGTAATGATGGAAGCCTGCCCTCTAGTGTCTCTTATTTAGTAGAACAGCCATGGCCTGTTAAGTTTTTTCTGCACACGCCTCATTGAACCGTTTTATTCTACATGCAGATCATTTGTGCTTTGGAATGTGAAAATGTATTAGTGTGGCATTGCGTCCTTCAGCGTCACCTTTTCCAGTTATGCCTTACTGCATGCATCGTTGTTGCTGTCGTACCAGTGCAGCAATAAATAACCAGCATCTTGCATGTTGAGGTTCACCGGTGCCATCTTTGCTCTGCCCGTGTCTCTCCACACTTGTGTTTACCAGTGCAGGATCCCATGACAGTTACCATAGAAACTTCGGCGCCTGGCACCAGCAGAGCCAAGAGTGGAGTTCATTTCTGAAGGGTCTCCGTGTGCAGGAAAATAAAGCCTGCAGCTGAGGGGAAAAGCACGTTTCACACAATCTGAGAGAGAGTATCAAAAGACTGCTTTATTTCTTCATGTCATTTACAAACACTGGAAGATATTAAAAAGGACATTACAGAATTGCTCATTTTCATGGTTTGTTATGATCACTGGCATACATTAAGAGCAGAAAGGTTGTAATAGTGAATATTAACACTGATATAATGTTACAGATGGACAATTGTAGTAGTCTTTACTTGTCTCTGTATCTTTTCAAATGTGTATTTCTATGTGTCTCCTAATGTCAATGTCTCATGCACTGACACAAAAGATTAGAATAATTTACTGGAGAATGTCACATTGACTGTCCATTTACATGCTACACCTCAGCAATGGCAGGAAGCATACAGGCTCGAGTGCGTGCCTCCCTCCATGCCAGCCTGCAGTCAGAGATCCACTGAGAGATGAGGGACTGTTTGATGGCTGGATTCAGCCTCTCTCCCTCTGCCTTTCTGCAAGCTATGCTGGCCTCTGACCTGGCCAAGGTGTGTTTTGGGGAGATGTTTGGAACTGAAGTGTCAGTTTTGCTGTTTAATTCAGAGCAACTGCTCTCATGTTGTTGTGGGAAATCTGGATTTGAACCAAGGGCAATGCTGTGGGCTCGCACGCACACTCTGCTCTCCCATACGCTGCCGTGCTGCCTCATAAACCTCCCCTCGACAAATGCTCTCCTCCTACCTCCTGAGAGGGTAGAGAAGCTGTTCTGGTGTCCATAAATATACTCAAGAGGGTCAGAGTTGCCAAACTTcagctgtctgtttagttcttTCCCCTCTGCCTGCTGCGCATCAGCAGCACGTGCCTCCTCTTTCGAGTTGTATTCAATCCACGATGGCCTCAGCTTCTGCTGCGCAGTGtcctgctgctgtgtgtggAAAGTGTCCGGGGAAACATCCCGGCTGGGAAAAGTGGGGTGGGCCAGGTGGCAGATGGAGAGGAGGTAGTCCTCCGATGACAAAGCCTGGCAGTGACCAGAATTATGGAGCGTGTTGGCTTCGTTCAAATCTCTAACCGTCTCCTCGCTGCCCTCTCTGATTGTGGGCAGCGTCAGTCTCCTCTTGGAGAGCAGTCTGGACCGCGGCCGCATAGCTGAGAGAAAGACAAGACGGGAGAGGTCTCATttagatggggaaaaaaactgtGTAATGTGAAATACTGCATCCAAGTCTCAAAAAAGCAGAATCCTTTAGGAAAATATAATCACCATTTGGAAAACTGGATATTTTGATAGATGTGACACATTCCTGATAGGGTCAGATGCAGCGTATGCAATCTTACTTCCTAGTTTACAAAGTGAGagccctgtttgtgtgtgtcatttaTGTCGAAACTTGCAATATGTGTCTCCACACGATACAAATAAAAAGATTAATCTGTGCACTATTATCTCACGAACTGACTTATAACTTCTGGAGTTAATTTCTCATTTGTACACACTGTTGTGTTGCATTGTATTTGCAAAAATTTTTCCTCAGTTTCTTTTGAAAAGCCTCTTGTTTAATCACCTCATCAgtctaatgtgtttttctaatgaCATAATGTGCATCTGGACATTGCTCACATTGCCCGAAGCTCCCAAAACACAACCGACTACAACTGCTGGCTGTATCGATAAAACCAAGTAAACATAGAAGCCTCTCCTCTCCCTTCCCTTCATTTCAGGCACCGTGCGCTGCTTACTCTGGAGTTGTGTGTGTTGACCGTTCAATATACAAACAATCCCAGTGAGaggctgcacacacagatgaCTGTTTTGTGGGATCTCAGACACATAAAGCCTCAAACTGTTTCAGAGTGTGGAGCGCCGAGTTGTTATAACCCAGAGCGTAGCCAACAATATATGCTTGTATTGACCTCATGACAAAAATAGCGCAAGCCAAACCAAAATGCCAGCCTCTCCCAGTTTCTTCCAAGGTGTAACCACTGCTAAATATAGACCACACCTTCTGTATACAACAGCTAAAAATGGTTCCACGGCGGCAGCTCGAGGCTGAAGCACAAAACAggcactctgtgtgtgtgttcgtcaTGCATTCTCAGGAATAATGTAAAGGTTTTCTGCTCAATTTGCCTTCACACTCACCTTTACGGATGATCTTTGTTGAGTCCACCGAATCTTTTCTTGTCTCTTCTCCTGGTGCAGCTTTAAATAGCAGCCTGCATCCGTCGCTCTCgtcctctcttttttttgtctcctcaATTTTATTTACGATCCTCTGTTTTCATCTGCTGCTGCTTGTTAATTGTGCTGTGAAGCTTCAACTGTCTCTGACCAGAGGCAGAGGCAGAATGCAGGTTTATCTTCTCCTcacatcccccctccctctcctccacctcatcctcctcctccctctctcgctccctctctctctcgcttacTTTTGGTTTGCCCTCCTTCCCTGCTTCTAAAAATAGACACACCATCCATTTCCTCAGCCCCAGCACTGTCTCTGGCTGACTGTTTTGATGGAGCGAGAAAAACAGATGCAGAAGAAATAGGGAAGAGGAAGGAGACTCAGACACAGATGTAGCAAAGGAGGGgtgatgagagagagagagagagagagagagagggagagaggaagagaagaaaacaacaaaacaaacaaacaaagtggagacaggtttattttttccacattttttttcatcttatAAGACGCCATTTCTAAAAATGTCTCATTGTAAATGAACACAGTCAGCCACTGTAATTTTGGTAAAATGTGCCAAAATGAATGATTccttctaaaaacaaaaatggaaaaaggacTGCAGAGCTGTAAACATGTTGTGTAAAGTTTGTGACATACATCATGCAGATAATCTGATCAGATGGGTACGTTTGctctgtgtatgcatgtgtgtgtgtttatgcgtgtgcgtgtgtgtgcacataaTGCAAACAACACATTGCAGTGATCATGGGAGCACTGACTTATGGAAACCCGTCTCATGATTCACATGAGTCAACAGTTCCCCTCTGCAGATACATTTCTGACTCTTTAGACCTTTAAAAATTGAAATGCTTTTTACACCTGATTGAGTTTTCATAGAccgtgttttattgtgttattatgttttattatgttTCATTAATACTCAGTGGCATGCACTAGCAGACTGCAGTTTACAGAAACAAAGACTCAGAGCCCACCAGGAAACAGTCTGAATTTCtggttaaaaacacatttagacACTCGTCCAAAAACACTTTAGCTTGTCTTAAACTGGACTATTTGAAAAAAAGAGCATTTCGAGGATTTGGAGCAGACATAAAGAGAGTTACGTAAACAAAAACAGTGTCTCCTCTGCAGTTCGTGGTAAACGGGGCTGCTATTTGTCACTTGGGTAAAGACTTCAAAACTGGGTCGCAGGTGGTGGGATGCACACAATACTTTTCATTTCTCCTAATCAGACTTTCATTGCTGctaaaattgaattgatttcCTTTTAATCTAGAAGCCTCTTTTATAGTTTATTTGGGTCGTTCATCTTAAACGATAATATTCTGCTGGGCAAACTTCTTGCTTGTAAAGAGGATTCAGTTTTTGTCGGTCAGTTgtggccatcttcctgatgtacttCAAGATATTtattgtctcatcctggactgtggttcTGACACACCAGTCCTCGGCTTTCCTCCTTACCGTAcagtctcagggtgctggatttggggtgaaccCTTCTATGCATGGTCAGAAGCTTCCTTATCTTGATATCTTTAGcttctcctcctttggccagcttattatcccagcagggtgtCTGATCCCTGGCAGGGCATGGGAGTTGATGAGCAGGATTTTGTTCTTCCCATTCAGTTTACTCCTCAGGACCCAGGTGGTGCACAGGTTGGTGAGTCTGGTTTTGTAGTCTCCAGGGATGGATCTATCTACCAGGAGCTGGTGTTTCACCCCTCTGGTATTCCTACAAATTCTTTGCTCGTGTATTAAATCATGTGC
Coding sequences within it:
- the si:dkeyp-72g9.4 gene encoding uncharacterized protein si:dkeyp-72g9.4, yielding MRPRSRLLSKRRLTLPTIREGSEETVRDLNEANTLHNSGHCQALSSEDYLLSICHLAHPTFPSRDVSPDTFHTQQQDTAQQKLRPSWIEYNSKEEARAADAQQAEGKELNRQLKFGNSDPLEYIYGHQNSFSTLSGGRRRAFVEGRFMRQHGSVWESRVCVRAHSIALGSNPDFPQQHESSCSELNSKTDTSVPNISPKHTLARSEASIACRKAEGERLNPAIKQSLISQWISDCRLAWREARTRACMLPAIAEV